A section of the Roseomonas marmotae genome encodes:
- a CDS encoding LysR family transcriptional regulator — translation MLLRVMHLDLPGLEAFLAVTDLGSFGRAAQRLGLSQPALTRRVQRLEAIIGAPLLERSGRPVQLTPAGETLLPEARDALARLSNAMRRAGARPAVADIVIGCLPTLAVRYLGAVLASHHKRWGGAVVVHDSSATEIRNLLVENRLDFALAAIGSERRELEVTPLREEPFFLVCPRDHRLARRKSVAWAELAQAPLISIGPLSENRRIIEAAFRRAQVNASWQTEVRHLGSAVALVAAGAGITMLPDSALFGEATKSVVRIPLVQPTVSRTIGLLQRRDRLLTPAARDLMETLRAAVVASASE, via the coding sequence ATGCTGCTCCGCGTCATGCATCTCGACCTTCCCGGCCTCGAGGCCTTCCTCGCTGTCACTGACCTCGGCTCCTTCGGCCGCGCGGCGCAGCGGCTCGGGCTGAGCCAGCCGGCCCTGACGCGGCGCGTGCAGCGGCTTGAGGCGATCATCGGGGCACCGCTGCTGGAACGCTCTGGCCGGCCGGTGCAGCTCACCCCCGCCGGAGAGACGCTGCTGCCGGAAGCACGGGACGCGCTGGCGAGGTTGAGCAATGCCATGCGCCGGGCCGGTGCGAGGCCGGCGGTAGCGGATATCGTGATCGGCTGCCTGCCGACACTGGCCGTGCGCTACCTGGGCGCGGTACTGGCCAGCCACCACAAGCGCTGGGGCGGGGCCGTGGTGGTCCATGACAGTTCCGCCACCGAGATCCGCAACCTGCTGGTCGAGAACCGGCTGGACTTCGCCCTGGCGGCCATCGGCTCCGAGCGGCGGGAGCTGGAGGTGACGCCCCTGCGGGAGGAGCCGTTCTTCCTGGTCTGCCCACGGGACCATCGCCTGGCCCGCCGCAAGAGCGTCGCCTGGGCCGAGCTGGCACAGGCGCCGCTGATCTCGATCGGCCCCCTGAGCGAGAACCGGCGCATCATCGAGGCCGCCTTCCGCCGCGCCCAGGTCAATGCCAGCTGGCAGACCGAAGTGCGTCACCTCGGCTCCGCCGTGGCGCTGGTCGCGGCGGGAGCCGGCATCACGATGCTGCCGGATTCCGCGCTCTTCGGCGAGGCCACGAAGTCGGTCGTCCGCATTCCCCTGGTGCAGCCAACCGTGTCCCGCACGATCGGGCTGTTGCAGCGGCGCGACCGCCTTCTCACACCTGCGGCGCGGGATCTGATGGAGACCTTGCGGGCAGCCGTGGTGGCGTCAGCGTCTGAATAG
- a CDS encoding IS5 family transposase: MTARKPYPSDVSDEEWALVAPYLTLLPEDVGQREHSLREVFNGLRYVVKTGAPWRWMPNDLPPWAAVYQQTQRWLAAGCFEALAEDLRTVLRLAAGRKAQPSAAILDSRTLRSTPESGERGGYDGAKRKKGSKLHLAVDTLGHLLALHVMPASVDDRAEVGRLAQAVQSSTGQSVDLAYVDQGYTGRKAADAAKAHGIELEVVRLPEAKRGFILLPRRWVVERSFAWATRFRRLVKDYERYASTLADLHLVAFACIMLKQAAQLTAGP, translated from the coding sequence ATGACTGCCCGCAAGCCGTACCCATCCGATGTGTCTGATGAAGAATGGGCGCTGGTCGCGCCCTATCTGACGCTCCTGCCGGAGGACGTCGGACAGCGGGAGCATTCACTGCGCGAGGTATTCAACGGGCTGCGCTACGTGGTGAAGACCGGCGCGCCCTGGCGCTGGATGCCCAATGACCTGCCACCTTGGGCGGCGGTGTACCAGCAAACGCAGCGCTGGCTGGCGGCAGGCTGCTTCGAGGCGCTGGCCGAGGACCTTCGAACCGTGCTGCGGCTTGCCGCAGGGAGAAAGGCGCAGCCCAGCGCTGCTATCCTGGACAGCCGCACCTTGCGCTCCACGCCGGAGAGCGGCGAACGGGGGGGCTATGACGGCGCGAAGCGGAAGAAGGGCTCGAAGCTGCACCTGGCGGTCGACACACTGGGGCATCTGCTGGCGTTGCACGTCATGCCCGCAAGCGTGGACGACCGGGCCGAAGTCGGACGCCTGGCCCAGGCGGTGCAATCCTCCACAGGGCAAAGTGTTGATCTGGCCTATGTCGACCAGGGGTACACCGGCCGGAAAGCAGCCGATGCCGCGAAAGCCCACGGCATCGAGCTGGAGGTGGTCAGGCTGCCGGAAGCCAAGCGCGGCTTTATCCTGCTGCCGCGACGCTGGGTAGTGGAAAGGTCCTTCGCCTGGGCCACTCGCTTTCGGCGCCTGGTGAAGGACTACGAGCGCTATGCGAGCACTCTGGCCGACCTCCACCTCGTCGCCTTCGCCTGCATCATGCTCAAGCAGGCCGCTCAACTCACAGCAGGTCCCTGA
- a CDS encoding CaiB/BaiF CoA transferase family protein, whose amino-acid sequence MSGPLAGLRVLDVTSTIVGPAATLILGEQGADVIKVEPPEGDVMRRLGGRPREPGMAPKFLHFNRNKRSIALDLKSPEGAAAMRRLAERADVFVSNMRPRALEKLGLSWKDLSALNPRMVHCTIVGFLSGGPYEGAPAYDTIIQGVSGVAGAHAELFGAPRFAPFVLADHVTGITAAQAICAALVARERSGQGEAIEVPMFETMAGFVLMQHLDQRTFEPNGHMGDPRIMTPDARPLKTRDGYICVSANTDIQARSFFDAIGRPELKQDPRFATVASRIVHVDEYFRLRAEAMTARSTAEWVEVLRKHDVPSMPCHSLQSLLEDPQLRGSGVLVNEEADGEEETMLGLRHASRYGGSGIAPSRQAPRLNEHGEEILAELGYSEEERTRLLGRKRETAA is encoded by the coding sequence GTGAGCGGCCCGCTCGCCGGACTGCGGGTGCTCGATGTCACCAGCACCATCGTGGGTCCGGCCGCCACGCTGATCCTGGGCGAGCAGGGGGCCGATGTCATCAAGGTGGAACCGCCGGAAGGCGATGTGATGCGCCGCCTGGGCGGACGCCCGCGCGAGCCGGGCATGGCGCCGAAGTTCCTGCACTTCAACCGCAACAAGCGGTCCATCGCGCTGGACCTGAAATCGCCGGAGGGTGCCGCGGCCATGCGGCGGCTGGCGGAGCGCGCGGATGTCTTCGTCTCCAACATGCGGCCGCGCGCCCTGGAGAAGCTCGGCCTGTCCTGGAAGGATCTGTCGGCGCTCAACCCGCGCATGGTCCATTGCACCATCGTGGGCTTCCTCTCGGGCGGGCCCTATGAGGGCGCGCCCGCATACGACACCATCATCCAGGGGGTTTCCGGCGTGGCCGGCGCGCATGCCGAGCTGTTCGGTGCGCCGCGCTTCGCGCCCTTCGTCCTGGCTGACCATGTCACCGGCATCACGGCCGCGCAGGCGATCTGCGCCGCGCTCGTGGCGCGGGAGCGCAGTGGCCAGGGCGAGGCCATCGAAGTGCCGATGTTCGAGACCATGGCTGGCTTCGTGCTGATGCAGCATCTCGACCAGCGCACCTTCGAGCCTAATGGGCACATGGGCGATCCGCGCATCATGACGCCCGACGCCCGGCCCTTGAAGACGCGGGACGGCTATATCTGCGTCTCCGCCAATACGGACATCCAGGCCCGCTCCTTCTTCGATGCGATCGGCCGGCCGGAGCTGAAGCAGGACCCGCGCTTCGCCACGGTGGCATCGCGGATCGTGCATGTGGACGAATATTTCAGGCTGCGTGCCGAGGCGATGACCGCGCGCAGCACGGCGGAATGGGTCGAGGTGCTGCGGAAGCACGATGTGCCCTCGATGCCCTGCCACTCACTGCAGAGCCTGCTGGAGGATCCGCAGCTGCGCGGCTCCGGCGTGCTGGTGAATGAAGAAGCGGATGGGGAGGAAGAAACAATGCTGGGCCTGCGACATGCGAGCCGATACGGCGGGTCGGGCATCGCGCCCTCCCGCCAGGCACCGCGCCTGAACGAGCATGGCGAGGAGATCCTTGCCGAGCTTGGCTACAGCGAAGAGGAACGCACCAGGCTACTCGGGCGCAAGCGGGAGACAGCGGCATGA
- a CDS encoding carbohydrate-binding domain-containing protein: protein MTISLTLENSGSDALVGGVTTFGQVFVRGELPASSGLTARIGGREVPVQMDIKSTHEDGSVKMAVLSLERPDLAAGQSLALSLAPAATAATGAAVDLAAVARQHSFNVTLDTAAGTTQVDVLAALQQAIANGTASVWQDGPLASQARVEMTLEGSQRLIFDVTAFKDGTLSVDAQFNNDRAMEATGGRANYGVTVTMDGQVLAKETVSQGQYENWHRSFQLDEQNGGQGLGDAQSGWLNIRHDIAHLQQTGAVANYDLGLKVSEAVLNNLGNTIGAPGWDAPLAANDVMQYMPNTGGRRDIGFTTFGNTTWLLSQDARAAEYALGQAEAASAIPWHHWDARNDSWLSTDDYPRLWTDGRGGQGRPGDASSGSLVQFNDGQSGWVLDVAHQPDLSFVPYLLTGERWMLDNLNAQASWNILAHWPEERSMAEDLVVNGNQVRGAAWSLRQIDNAAFAAPDGSAEKAYFTAASESNWKWLVSQIPTWTEQQGEAHGWVPGVYGTAGALPPWQQDYFASTAIAAAERGNADALTLLDWMSNFLIGRFQHEADGLPQHDGAAYLIANSDPVTGEIYKTWAEIGAQTKARDWSNGEGWQHSQGDYAQLALATLSGLAQLTGDAEAAQVYHDLRAENPPMTSGDIYANDPTFALAPPGSHIIPGVPVTPTPPVVPDRPDNSDDGNQPVPPADPDNGNGPATPSKPGESTDGNAPTPVDPNQPTRPDETDTPAGGGVTQPGPVTDPNIPSQPDSTTPPGNSNNISWPGPVTDPNMPATSAPILPDAGHGNSNTTPAPGLKAAVPLTLTLSGDSWRGDPAAVVWVNGEEIYRGTVPGNGIQHGTELMLGNVAADTAHDVVVAFTNDASMAGVGDRNLFVNDIHLGDASLGSSAELWSNGEAHFSVPPASDELFLS from the coding sequence ATGACCATTTCACTGACCCTTGAGAACTCCGGCTCCGACGCTCTTGTCGGTGGCGTGACAACCTTCGGCCAAGTCTTCGTGCGCGGAGAACTTCCGGCATCTTCCGGCCTCACCGCCCGGATCGGCGGCCGCGAGGTCCCCGTGCAGATGGACATCAAGTCCACCCATGAGGATGGCTCGGTGAAGATGGCCGTGCTCTCCCTCGAGCGCCCCGATCTCGCCGCCGGCCAGAGCCTCGCCCTCAGCCTCGCCCCCGCCGCCACGGCCGCCACCGGCGCCGCCGTCGACCTCGCCGCCGTGGCCCGGCAGCACAGCTTCAACGTGACGCTCGACACCGCCGCCGGCACCACCCAGGTCGACGTCCTCGCCGCCCTGCAGCAGGCCATCGCCAACGGCACCGCCAGCGTCTGGCAGGACGGCCCGCTGGCCAGCCAGGCCCGCGTCGAGATGACCCTCGAGGGGTCGCAGCGCCTGATCTTCGACGTCACCGCCTTCAAGGACGGCACCCTCTCCGTCGACGCCCAGTTCAACAACGACCGCGCCATGGAGGCCACCGGCGGCCGCGCCAACTACGGCGTCACCGTCACCATGGATGGCCAGGTGCTGGCGAAGGAAACCGTCAGCCAGGGCCAGTATGAGAACTGGCACCGCAGCTTCCAGCTCGACGAGCAGAATGGCGGCCAGGGCCTGGGCGACGCCCAGAGCGGCTGGCTGAACATCCGCCATGACATCGCCCACCTGCAGCAGACCGGCGCCGTCGCCAATTACGACCTCGGCCTCAAGGTCTCCGAAGCTGTCCTGAACAATCTTGGCAACACCATCGGCGCGCCCGGCTGGGACGCGCCGCTCGCCGCCAATGACGTGATGCAGTACATGCCGAATACGGGTGGTCGCCGCGATATCGGCTTCACCACCTTCGGCAACACCACCTGGCTGCTGTCGCAGGATGCGCGTGCCGCCGAATACGCCCTGGGCCAGGCCGAGGCCGCCAGCGCCATCCCCTGGCACCACTGGGACGCCCGGAACGACAGCTGGCTCAGCACCGACGACTACCCCCGCCTCTGGACCGATGGCCGCGGCGGCCAGGGCCGCCCGGGCGACGCCAGTTCCGGCTCGCTGGTGCAGTTCAACGACGGCCAGTCCGGCTGGGTGCTGGATGTGGCGCACCAGCCCGACCTCTCCTTCGTGCCCTACCTGCTGACCGGCGAGCGCTGGATGCTGGACAACCTGAACGCCCAGGCCAGCTGGAACATCCTCGCGCACTGGCCGGAAGAACGCAGCATGGCCGAGGACCTGGTGGTCAACGGCAACCAGGTGCGCGGCGCCGCCTGGTCGCTGCGGCAGATCGACAATGCCGCCTTCGCGGCGCCGGACGGCAGCGCGGAGAAGGCCTATTTCACCGCGGCCTCCGAGAGCAACTGGAAGTGGCTGGTCTCGCAGATCCCCACCTGGACCGAGCAGCAGGGCGAGGCGCATGGCTGGGTGCCGGGCGTCTACGGCACGGCGGGCGCGCTGCCGCCGTGGCAGCAGGACTACTTCGCCTCCACCGCGATCGCCGCCGCCGAGCGCGGCAATGCCGACGCGCTGACGCTGCTGGACTGGATGTCGAACTTCCTGATCGGCCGCTTCCAGCATGAGGCCGATGGCCTGCCGCAGCATGACGGCGCGGCCTATCTTATCGCCAACAGCGACCCGGTGACGGGCGAGATCTACAAGACCTGGGCGGAGATCGGCGCGCAGACCAAGGCGCGGGACTGGTCGAACGGCGAGGGGTGGCAGCACAGCCAGGGCGACTATGCGCAGCTGGCGCTGGCGACGCTCTCCGGCCTGGCGCAGCTGACCGGCGATGCCGAGGCCGCCCAGGTCTACCATGATCTGCGGGCCGAGAACCCGCCGATGACCAGCGGCGACATCTACGCCAACGACCCCACCTTCGCCCTGGCCCCGCCGGGAAGCCACATCATCCCAGGCGTGCCGGTGACGCCGACGCCACCGGTCGTGCCGGACCGGCCTGACAACTCCGATGACGGGAACCAGCCGGTGCCACCGGCAGATCCGGATAACGGGAACGGTCCCGCCACTCCGAGCAAGCCCGGCGAGTCGACCGACGGGAACGCCCCCACACCTGTGGACCCGAATCAGCCGACCCGGCCGGATGAGACGGATACGCCGGCCGGCGGCGGTGTAACGCAGCCCGGACCCGTGACCGATCCGAACATACCCAGCCAGCCCGACAGCACGACCCCGCCGGGCAATTCGAATAATATCAGCTGGCCCGGGCCTGTGACGGACCCGAACATGCCGGCGACTTCCGCTCCCATCCTACCGGATGCGGGTCACGGCAACTCCAACACCACTCCGGCTCCGGGCTTGAAGGCGGCGGTGCCGCTTACCCTCACGCTGAGCGGTGACTCCTGGCGGGGGGATCCAGCGGCGGTTGTCTGGGTGAATGGAGAGGAGATCTACCGTGGAACTGTGCCTGGGAACGGTATTCAGCACGGCACGGAGTTGATGCTGGGGAATGTTGCCGCCGATACGGCCCATGATGTTGTAGTGGCCTTCACCAATGATGCCTCGATGGCAGGTGTCGGGGACCGGAACCTCTTCGTCAATGACATCCATCTGGGGGATGCGAGCCTCGGTAGCAGCGCCGAACTTTGGAGCAATGGTGAGGCTCATTTCAGTGTCCCGCCAGCCTCGGATGAACTCTTTTTGTCCTGA
- a CDS encoding LacI family DNA-binding transcriptional regulator, translating into MDQQKPTRHRSSRLRDVAEAAGVTPMTVSNVLNGRPGASAETRARILREVERLNYRPDANARRLRLKRTGAIGVLVLDSAPDYLRDPFITNVIAGLGNFAATQAFSLVLQGMNPNTDGTVPLLSHSETDALCLLLSGPEAARRRLLQQVERLRQPVVLVQEHAAGGLRDVCLIRQDDREGGRMLGAYLRARLPRQGLVFFLTPELAWTAQAERAEGLRQGLGAGFTVRLILCGDESCPATQAALAAALERHPAPAAIVGGNDQMALAAMLLLRGRGIAVPDAMPVAGFNGFEMFRYAWPALTTVVSPAYEIGVRAGEEIMARLEQTSFRMRDIILPVHLREGGSC; encoded by the coding sequence GTGGATCAACAGAAGCCCACGAGGCACAGAAGCAGCCGGCTGCGGGATGTGGCCGAGGCGGCGGGCGTCACGCCCATGACGGTGTCCAATGTCCTGAACGGCCGCCCCGGCGCCAGCGCCGAGACACGCGCGCGCATCCTGCGGGAGGTGGAGCGGCTGAACTACCGTCCCGATGCCAATGCCCGCCGCCTGCGCCTGAAGCGCACGGGCGCCATCGGCGTGCTGGTGCTCGACAGCGCGCCGGACTACCTGCGCGACCCCTTCATCACCAACGTGATCGCCGGACTGGGCAATTTTGCCGCCACGCAGGCCTTTTCCCTGGTGCTGCAAGGCATGAACCCGAATACCGACGGCACGGTGCCCCTGCTCTCCCATTCCGAGACGGATGCGCTCTGCCTGCTGCTCTCCGGCCCCGAAGCGGCCCGCAGGCGGTTGCTGCAGCAGGTGGAGCGGCTGCGCCAGCCGGTGGTGCTGGTGCAGGAACACGCCGCCGGCGGCCTCAGGGATGTCTGCCTGATCCGCCAGGACGACCGGGAGGGAGGCAGGATGCTGGGCGCCTATCTCCGGGCACGGCTGCCGCGCCAGGGGCTGGTCTTCTTCCTGACACCGGAACTCGCCTGGACGGCCCAGGCCGAACGCGCGGAGGGGCTGCGCCAGGGGCTCGGTGCCGGTTTCACGGTGCGGCTCATCCTCTGTGGCGATGAGAGCTGCCCCGCCACCCAGGCCGCCCTCGCCGCCGCGCTGGAGCGACATCCCGCGCCCGCCGCCATCGTCGGCGGCAATGACCAGATGGCGCTGGCGGCGATGCTGCTGCTGCGGGGCCGGGGGATCGCCGTGCCCGATGCGATGCCCGTCGCCGGCTTCAACGGCTTTGAGATGTTCCGCTATGCCTGGCCGGCGCTGACCACCGTCGTCAGCCCCGCCTACGAGATCGGCGTGCGGGCGGGCGAGGAGATCATGGCGCGGCTGGAACAGACTTCCTTCCGCATGCGCGACATCATCCTGCCCGTACATCTGCGGGAAGGAGGATCCTGTTGA
- a CDS encoding RraA family protein, giving the protein MSETKTVLERMQDRLFTALLSDVLDSLGHMHQALPARIRPLDEACRMAGRARTALYLDVYEAREGENPYDLEIDLVDSLQPGEIPVFACGHSGRIAPWGELLSTAAQVRGSSGALMDGMVRDVTAIRAMGYPVFHGGIGPLDSKGRGKIVAVDVPVECGGVRVCPGDFVFGDADGAIVVPRALEAEVARRAEVKLKGEKETLRELRAGVPLRVVFEKYGIL; this is encoded by the coding sequence GTGAGCGAAACCAAGACGGTTCTGGAACGCATGCAGGACCGGTTGTTCACCGCCCTGCTGTCCGACGTGCTGGATAGCCTGGGCCATATGCACCAAGCCCTGCCCGCCCGCATCCGCCCGCTGGACGAAGCCTGCCGCATGGCCGGCCGGGCGCGTACCGCGCTCTATCTGGATGTCTATGAGGCCAGGGAGGGCGAGAACCCCTATGACCTCGAGATCGATCTGGTGGATTCCCTCCAGCCGGGCGAGATCCCGGTCTTCGCCTGCGGCCACAGCGGCCGCATCGCGCCCTGGGGCGAGCTGCTGAGCACCGCCGCTCAGGTGCGGGGCAGCAGCGGCGCGCTGATGGACGGCATGGTGCGCGACGTGACCGCCATCCGCGCCATGGGCTACCCGGTCTTCCATGGCGGCATCGGCCCGCTGGACAGCAAGGGCCGCGGCAAGATCGTGGCGGTGGATGTGCCGGTGGAATGCGGCGGCGTGCGGGTCTGCCCCGGCGATTTCGTCTTCGGCGACGCCGATGGGGCGATCGTGGTGCCCCGGGCCCTGGAGGCCGAGGTGGCCAGGCGGGCCGAAGTGAAGCTGAAGGGCGAGAAGGAGACGCTGCGGGAACTGCGTGCCGGCGTGCCGCTGCGTGTCGTCTTCGAGAAATACGGAATCCTCTGA
- a CDS encoding Bug family tripartite tricarboxylate transporter substrate binding protein: protein MNRRALLLGGLAGLAAPVIRPSFAQRDWPNQPIRLVVPFPPGAANDNIGRAIADQLSIRLGKPVVVENRAGAGGSVGSDAVARAAPDGHTLLLGHIGTLAVNPAIYPKLSYDPVKDFAPVALIASLPNVLVVNPKKPFQDIKALVDFARANPNELRYCSAGNGSAGHIVMLAFLEATGVKMEHVPYSGLAPGINDLVAGYVDLTLGGAPTVMPLVEQKLLRALAVTSPERMPTNADLPTVAETVAPGFDVQPWYGIAAPAGTPEPIIRRLNEEINQALSSPAVADRFRKEGANPQPMTAAAFGDLIRAEVPRWAQVIRAAGVVAE, encoded by the coding sequence ATGAACCGGCGCGCGCTCCTGCTCGGCGGGTTGGCCGGCCTTGCCGCCCCCGTCATTCGCCCGTCCTTCGCCCAGCGCGACTGGCCGAACCAGCCGATACGCCTCGTCGTGCCCTTTCCGCCAGGCGCGGCGAACGACAATATCGGCCGCGCCATCGCTGACCAGCTCTCGATCCGCCTCGGCAAGCCCGTGGTCGTGGAGAACCGTGCCGGCGCCGGCGGTTCCGTGGGGTCGGATGCGGTCGCCCGCGCCGCGCCGGATGGCCACACGCTGCTGCTCGGTCACATCGGCACGCTGGCCGTGAATCCGGCCATCTACCCGAAGCTGTCCTACGACCCGGTGAAGGACTTCGCCCCGGTCGCGCTGATCGCCAGCCTGCCCAATGTGCTGGTGGTGAATCCGAAGAAGCCCTTCCAGGACATCAAGGCGCTGGTGGATTTCGCCAGGGCCAACCCGAACGAGCTTCGCTACTGCTCCGCCGGCAATGGCTCGGCCGGGCATATCGTGATGCTCGCCTTCCTGGAAGCGACCGGCGTTAAGATGGAGCATGTGCCCTATAGCGGCCTGGCACCGGGCATCAACGACCTCGTCGCCGGCTATGTGGATCTGACGCTCGGCGGCGCGCCGACGGTCATGCCGCTCGTCGAGCAGAAGCTGCTGCGTGCCCTCGCGGTGACCAGCCCCGAGCGTATGCCGACGAATGCGGATCTGCCGACCGTGGCGGAAACGGTGGCCCCCGGCTTCGACGTGCAGCCCTGGTACGGGATCGCCGCGCCCGCCGGCACGCCGGAGCCGATCATCCGCCGCCTGAACGAGGAGATCAATCAGGCGCTCAGCAGCCCGGCGGTGGCGGACCGGTTCAGGAAGGAGGGCGCGAACCCCCAGCCCATGACGGCGGCCGCCTTCGGCGACCTGATCCGTGCCGAGGTGCCGCGCTGGGCCCAGGTCATCCGCGCGGCCGGGGTGGTCGCGGAATGA
- a CDS encoding FAS1-like dehydratase domain-containing protein, translated as MSSSIVSEVARLQDWIGRSEVVEDEASLPIVRRLAALLDQDPGAYRRGDALPENWHAIFFSPTARQSQLGPDGHPRKGDFLPPVPLPRRMFAGRRLHFLAPLPIGAEIRRTSTVAAITHKTGRSGEMVFVRVDHVVEAEGRAAVREEHDIVYRPEAAPGAGAPPAAAEAALPEPHAREDYAPDPTNLFRYSALTFNAHRIHYDLPYTQEQEGYPALVVNGGLTAMRLAELAKRHLPGGRLGRLFVRNVRPFFLGQRGELRLRREEGGGLSLWALDAKGRPVAQAEAAGPEAAS; from the coding sequence ATGAGCAGCAGCATCGTGTCCGAAGTCGCGCGCCTTCAGGATTGGATCGGCCGCAGCGAGGTGGTGGAGGACGAGGCCAGCCTGCCCATCGTGCGGCGGCTGGCGGCGCTCCTGGACCAGGACCCAGGCGCCTATCGCCGCGGCGACGCCCTGCCGGAGAACTGGCACGCCATCTTCTTCAGCCCCACCGCGCGGCAATCCCAGCTTGGTCCGGACGGACATCCGCGCAAGGGAGACTTCCTGCCGCCCGTGCCGCTGCCGCGCCGCATGTTCGCCGGCCGCCGGCTGCACTTCCTGGCGCCGCTGCCGATCGGGGCGGAGATCCGCCGCACCTCCACCGTCGCCGCCATCACCCACAAGACCGGACGCTCCGGGGAGATGGTCTTCGTGCGCGTCGACCACGTCGTCGAGGCGGAGGGGAGGGCCGCGGTGCGGGAGGAGCATGACATCGTCTACCGGCCCGAGGCCGCGCCCGGTGCCGGGGCGCCGCCCGCCGCGGCCGAGGCCGCTCTGCCGGAGCCGCATGCGCGGGAGGACTATGCCCCGGACCCCACCAACCTGTTCCGCTATTCCGCCCTGACCTTCAATGCCCACCGCATCCATTACGACCTGCCCTACACGCAGGAGCAGGAGGGCTATCCTGCCCTGGTGGTGAATGGCGGGCTTACAGCCATGCGCCTGGCCGAGCTGGCGAAGCGGCACCTCCCAGGCGGGCGGCTGGGCCGGCTTTTCGTGCGCAACGTGCGCCCCTTCTTCCTCGGCCAGCGCGGCGAGCTGCGGCTGCGGCGTGAGGAAGGCGGTGGCCTCTCGCTCTGGGCGCTCGATGCCAAGGGGCGCCCCGTCGCCCAGGCCGAGGCGGCGGGGCCGGAGGCCGCGTCGTGA
- a CDS encoding HpcH/HpaI aldolase/citrate lyase family protein — protein MSGMEGVRAATWRSMLYVPASVPRFIAKAAGAGADAIILDLEDGVPANAKTEAREALAGAVATCRAGGADVLVRINRPLRLAVPDLEAAMAAGADGVLVTKVTGAEHLALLAELLDELEIEHPRARPAMVVPLIETPRAALRMEEIAAAPRVAGMLVGAEDLAAECGSAADDPLIVDIKRRMVLAAASAGIAPLGTLGSVADFRDADRVRRVAEEARRSGFVGASCVHPALVAVLNGAFSPGEAELDLARRQLAAAEAAALEKRGAFQVDGRMVDEPILRRARRLLATARG, from the coding sequence ATGAGCGGCATGGAGGGAGTGCGCGCCGCGACATGGCGCTCCATGCTCTATGTTCCCGCGAGCGTGCCGCGCTTCATCGCCAAGGCGGCCGGCGCGGGGGCGGATGCGATCATCCTCGACCTGGAGGATGGCGTTCCCGCCAATGCGAAGACCGAGGCGCGGGAGGCGCTGGCGGGAGCGGTGGCGACCTGCCGCGCCGGTGGCGCCGATGTGCTGGTGCGAATCAACCGCCCGCTGCGGCTCGCCGTGCCGGACCTGGAAGCGGCGATGGCGGCTGGGGCGGATGGCGTGCTGGTGACGAAGGTGACCGGCGCCGAGCATCTCGCTCTTCTGGCGGAACTGCTGGACGAGTTGGAGATCGAGCACCCGCGTGCCCGGCCGGCGATGGTGGTGCCGCTGATCGAGACACCCCGCGCCGCCCTGCGGATGGAGGAGATCGCCGCCGCCCCGAGGGTCGCCGGGATGCTGGTCGGCGCGGAGGATCTGGCCGCCGAATGCGGCAGCGCGGCCGATGATCCGCTCATCGTGGACATCAAGCGGCGGATGGTGCTGGCGGCGGCTTCGGCCGGCATCGCTCCCCTGGGAACGCTGGGCAGCGTCGCGGATTTCCGCGACGCGGACCGCGTGCGGCGCGTCGCGGAAGAGGCCCGGCGATCCGGCTTCGTGGGCGCGAGCTGCGTGCATCCGGCATTGGTGGCGGTCCTCAACGGGGCCTTTTCGCCCGGCGAGGCGGAGCTGGACCTAGCCCGCCGCCAGCTCGCCGCGGCGGAAGCGGCGGCGTTGGAGAAGCGCGGCGCCTTCCAGGTCGATGGGCGGATGGTCGATGAGCCTATCCTCCGGCGCGCGCGTCGTCTCCTGGCAACGGCGAGGGGGTAA